AGAAATATTTTTCAAATAGATTTAAATATGTTTTTATAGATGAAATGCAGGATGTAAGTAAAATACAAATGAAAATTATAGGGAATATTTTTAATGATGATAAAGTTATTATTCAAAGATTTGGAGACATAAACCAAAGCATAAGTAAATTCGACTCAAATAATAACAATTGGATATTTAATGAAGAGCTTAAAACAATTAATTCAAGTAAAAGATATGGAGATGGAGTGGTTAAATTTTTAGAGCCATTGAGAGTTGAAAAGTTTGGAGAGTTTAAGGGAAATGAAGACATTGATACTTTAAATCCTCATATAATAATATTTGATGATCCTGAAATAGAAAGTGTTATACCAAAATATTTAGAGTTATTAGATAAGTATAATATTAAGGAAGAAAAAAATAAGAGGATAAAAGTAATTGGGAAATTGGCACTTTCAGTTAGTAATCCATATAAATCAATATCATCTTATGTAAGAGGATATAATTCAAAAGGAAATAGAGATATACCTTTACATAAAAAAGTTATTAATAAATTAAATAGAGTAAAGACTACTAAGGAATTTTATGATTATTTAATATCTGTAATTTTACTAGCTATAGATATTGATGGGAGAAAAGTTAGTAATGAAGAATTTACTAGGTTGATGGAGGATAAATATATTAATGAATTTACGATATATCGTTCTAATATATTAAAATGGACTAAAAATTTTAGAGAGAATACTAGTTTAGTATTGGAAGATATATTAGACAAAACTCAATCTCTATTTAGTGAAGTAGAAGAAGTAAATTGTAATAATGATATACTAAAAAACAAAATAAATAGTAATACTGGAGAAGTGGAAGAAAGCCAGGAATATCTAGAAGCGATAGAGCTAGTTATAAGTATGGATAATATTGATACTATAATGAGTACTAAAGGAGAAACTCATAAGGCAACATTATATTTAGAGAGTAAACTAGTGTATAGCAATGGCGATGATAGAAGCGATATCAGTAGAATCTTAGATTATATGGTAAATAAAAAAGAGGAAGTAGACGATGGTGATAAAGAAGCATTAATGAATGCATATGTTGCTATGAGTAGAGCTGAAAAATTAACTTGTATTGCTATTCAATATGAGACAATAAAGGGAAGAATAAAAGAGTTTAAAGAGTATGGATATGAAGTAATTGGATGTAATACTGAGATCGATGTACTAATATCGAATGAACTTCAAGAATTATAAATTTATTAAATGAGAATGTAGTTATTAAAAATTGTATTTAAGCTAAATTAGTTTTTAGTTTAAATACAATTTTTTTTACAATAATTAGATATTCAGTTAAAAAAAGTCTTGTTTAAGAAAAAATTATGGTAAAATATGTAAAATAAAACACAATACGATTATGTTAAATTGTATTGTTTTGTGAAATTAAATGATTAAACACTTTGGGGGGATATGTATTTAGAAAATGAAAATATTGAAGAGGTAGTCTTATTAAGTCAAGTATTAGATAGAATTATAGTATCTATGCAAGTAAATATAAATAATAACATAAAGGAAATTAATATTACTTAAATCGTATATAAAATTTAATAGTATGTTAAGTTAATAAATTTTTAAGGATAGAAGCTCATTAATTAAATTAGTAGAGCTTTATTTTTTTTGTAAATTTCTATCAAAAACTGTCCTGAAATGGTATCTATGATTGTAGTAGTAGATGAAAGGAGGGATGACTACTTTTTATCTATAAAAATGTATGAAAGGGTAGAATTTTATGAGTAGAGAGTCAAATGAAAAATATAAGCAACATGCATTTGATAGCTATTGTAAAAAAATCATAAAGAATGAAGCTCGCAACATTTATAAAGAGATTAAGCGTAAAAATGAAAGAGAAATATCTATAGAACAACTTACGATGAAATATATGGAGAAAATATCTATATTTCCAGAGTATTGTTTTGATGAATCTTGCATTAGATGTAATCAAGAAATTATCCAAATAAATGATGAAAATTATTATGAATTTGCCTGAGAAACAACGAAGCATAATCATATTTTCATATTGGATTAATATGTCTGATAGAGAAATAGCAGAAGAGATTAACTTAGCTAGAAGAACTGTTTCAAGACATAGAAATCCACTGTGGATGGCTATTTTGATAATTGTATCCATATGTACTATATTTAGTAATGAATATCAAAGCAATACTGCATCAATAGTATTTAGTTCAAAAAACGGACAAGGTAAACTAACACTAGCAAAAGTTATATCAGGATTATTATTCTCTACAATCATGTTTCTGATTATAAATGGTATACAAGTTGCTATAATGGCTATGCATGGCTTTGATGGATGGAATTTACCATTAGGATTTTTACCTAGTTATGCAAGGACCCCATATATTATGAACATAGGAACATTTTATATGATTGGATTATTGGTTAGCTATATAGGGGTTGTATTATTTACATTATTAGTTATGTTAGTATCATTAATTAGCAAAAATGATATGATATCTTTTGCAATAAATGTAGTGATATTACTAGGACCTGGATTTTTAGCTAAAATTATGCCTACATATATGTTGACTAAGATATTTATGGAATTAAACATAGAACGTTTAATAGGACCAATAATGATGTTTGGAAATATAAGCACGTACAATATATTTGGAAATCCTACACTATACTTAAATGTCATAGTTTCAATTGCTATTTTAAGTATACCTATAGTATTGTATTTAATATATAAATTAGGTAAAAGACAAGTTGTATAAACTTTAATTATAATTAATAATTACAATTTTAAATATTACATAAGGTAATTATATTTGATATACTTTATGTAATATTTTTTTACGCTTAAGGAGGAAATAGAGTGGGTATAAATATTAGAAAAGAACAGTTGAAAGATAGAGAAGAAATATATAATTTAATAAAGGAATCATTTAAAAGTGCAGAACACTCTGATGGAAGTGAACAAGATTTAGTAAATAGACTTAGAAACTCAGATAGTTATATAAAAGAGTTATCACTTGTGGCAACTTGTGATAAAACTATAGTTGGTCATATTATGTTTACTAAAATATCAATAGAAAACAAGGACTTAAAGACAGAATCACTTGCATTAGCTCCACTTTCGGTATTACCTAAATATCAAAGACAAGGAATAGGTAGTAGGTTAATAAGTGAAGGTTTAAGTATTGCTAAAAACTTAGGATATAAGTCGGTTGTAGTTCTTGGAAGTGAAAAGTACTATCCAAGATTTGGATTTAAAGAAGCTAAAGAATTTAGAATAAATCCACCATTTGATGTACCAAGTGAAAACTTTATGGTTATAGATCTTGAACCAGCTTCATTAAAATATGTAAATGGAGTAGTTAAGTATGCAAAAGAGTTTTTTGAATCTTAAGAACTAAATAATTGCAACCAGAATTCTATCTTACAAAAGTGTAACTTAAATGTAATTTATATAGATACTAAAAACTTTATAATTAGTATATTATTATTACATAAAGATAAAGAAAGGTTGCAGATAGTCATGAAAATATTAAAATTTCAAGAATTTAAATATTTTTACAAGCAAAAAGAGAATTTAAGACTAGTATATTTAACGATGGCTATACTTTTAGCAGCCATAGTATGTACAAGTACTATACTTTTAGTTGTTAGTAATAGAATGGAAGTAAAAAAATCAGATTATCCATTTATATTAAATTATATGTCTTCAAGTTACAATTATATGAATGATGAGCAATTATCATCTATTGAAGGTACATTGAATGAGTCAGGATATAAATACAAAAAAACAGATTATAAGTTATTAAATATAAATAATGAAGGTAAATATGTAATAAAGAATTCAGAATTTAATAAACTAGCAAAAAAACTTAATATAGATCCAGTTAATTTAGGAGTAAATGATACTTTAATTGTACCAAGATTTGATAATGAAAAATACAAAAACAAAATAAGT
The nucleotide sequence above comes from Paraclostridium bifermentans. Encoded proteins:
- a CDS encoding GNAT family N-acetyltransferase, coding for MGINIRKEQLKDREEIYNLIKESFKSAEHSDGSEQDLVNRLRNSDSYIKELSLVATCDKTIVGHIMFTKISIENKDLKTESLALAPLSVLPKYQRQGIGSRLISEGLSIAKNLGYKSVVVLGSEKYYPRFGFKEAKEFRINPPFDVPSENFMVIDLEPASLKYVNGVVKYAKEFFES
- a CDS encoding UvrD-helicase domain-containing protein produces the protein MNMIFNDIEITEDDIRYAEEILFDKVNIFDEQERIPIIQDFNNSFDVNACPGSGKTTVLLAKLIILSRKMPLNNGQGICVLTHTNVAIDEIKSKLGDKSDILFKYPNYFGTIQNFVDKYLAIPYFKRQKNENIKSIDDDIYYDNIKKLSKEVYPNIDSIIQFCIEKGYGNYTCDSHERNFMTFIANKHFNIDNNDIRDNYNKVLTDKFYYSELKDIMLNKTLDNGILRYEDAYFLAGLYIKKFPDIKKYFSNRFKYVFIDEMQDVSKIQMKIIGNIFNDDKVIIQRFGDINQSISKFDSNNNNWIFNEELKTINSSKRYGDGVVKFLEPLRVEKFGEFKGNEDIDTLNPHIIIFDDPEIESVIPKYLELLDKYNIKEEKNKRIKVIGKLALSVSNPYKSISSYVRGYNSKGNRDIPLHKKVINKLNRVKTTKEFYDYLISVILLAIDIDGRKVSNEEFTRLMEDKYINEFTIYRSNILKWTKNFRENTSLVLEDILDKTQSLFSEVEEVNCNNDILKNKINSNTGEVEESQEYLEAIELVISMDNIDTIMSTKGETHKATLYLESKLVYSNGDDRSDISRILDYMVNKKEEVDDGDKEALMNAYVAMSRAEKLTCIAIQYETIKGRIKEFKEYGYEVIGCNTEIDVLISNELQEL
- a CDS encoding sigma factor-like helix-turn-helix DNA-binding protein; protein product: MMKIIMNLPEKQRSIIIFSYWINMSDREIAEEINLARRTVSRHRNPLWMAILIIVSICTIFSNEYQSNTASIVFSSKNGQGKLTLAKVISGLLFSTIMFLIINGIQVAIMAMHGFDGWNLPLGFLPSYARTPYIMNIGTFYMIGLLVSYIGVVLFTLLVMLVSLISKNDMISFAINVVILLGPGFLAKIMPTYMLTKIFMELNIERLIGPIMMFGNISTYNIFGNPTLYLNVIVSIAILSIPIVLYLIYKLGKRQVV